The Engraulis encrasicolus isolate BLACKSEA-1 chromosome 22, IST_EnEncr_1.0, whole genome shotgun sequence sequence AGTCACTGATATGGTGTATCGTAACGTCAGGTGAATGCAATGAATCTGTATTGAGAACACATTTTTAGTCTCACTGGTGGTAGAGCATTGTTTGTGCTGGAAAGATTTTAAATCAACTGCAGATGCCTTGGTatgctgacacgcacacacacacacacacacacacacacacacacacacacacacacacacacacacacacacacacacacacacacacacacacacacacacacacacacacacaccatttttgcCAGTTCATATTccaccgttccaaacattgtaatgccaagcaAGATCATTTTATGATCaattcttttgtttcagaggtcattaATTCAGTTGTGTTGTCAATAagtcttttcattaccaatttgcttacacctttgatgttggatgctgcgtataattcagcattaaccggGCACCTGTAGAAAAATTAGCTGTCAAGGTGACGGGTGGGTGGACAAatttcacccgccaaaggccaaattcacccgtcattggcaggtggacttgtgcttatttccatccctgacacacacacacacacacacacacacacacacacacacacacacacacacacacacacacacacacacacacacacacacacacacacacacacacacacacacacatgcagtgatgGAGAATGATTGTATAAAGTGCCAACTGGGACGTCAGAGGCAGTGTGGGGCTCAGCATCTCATAGACACTGTGTCCTAGCCAGGGAGAGCTGGAGTTGAGCCACTGTCAACCCCAATGTGTTATCCTCATTCCATCAAGATCACAGCATTAGGAATCCATCATGTTGTTGCTTGGCAACATCACTCAAAAAGTGTTCTATGGCACTGGTACATCCAGAGAATCTTTGGTACTCCATCACAAGGTTATGGATATGAACTTTTATTAGTCAATAGCAAACATTATTTCACGCCAAACCCTTTTCTGCTTTTCAACATACTCAGTATGTTGAGTTTTAGTGTCAAATGTCATAGTTTTGGTCtgggggaaaagggagggaaaTATGCCACTTCCTCCCCACAATCCCGAATGTAGCTAGATACAGCCTTTCTGATTTGAATCACCAATTTTGATACAAATGAATGCTTGGTCTAGTTGTACGTGGTGTGATTTACAATTCCGGGCTGCCTGATGTCCCGAATGCTTTGTTGCGTTGCAATAACAGGAGACTGAAGAGGTTGAGAGGTCCCTTCTCAGCGTCATTCTGCCAGCATTTTGTTCCTACCATATAACGACGCCTCCTAAATTGATGCACCCTGGCATAGTAACTATACACACTCGGGTGGCACCATAATAGAGTGCCGAGTTCAAGCAAAGTACACCCTAATTTGTGCACTACGGCGATATGAAGCAGTTCTCAGTGTAAATtgcatttttatttctttgtttattcatcATGTTGAAGATATCATCTAACATGGACTGTTATAACAAATGAATGTTACATCTATTCAAGCTGATTTCAGAATCAATTTGCAATGCCTCTCTTAATGGTGTTGTTCTTGTGTTGTGAAGATTTGCAGACTGCTTGTACCTCTGCATGTCTCGTCTCAggcttgaagttgaaatcttGCGCAGATAATATGAAAAATGATGTCAAGGGTCTTGGGCTTTGAGCTGATCTAGCCTCTGTTACTTGCAAGTCCTGATAACTTGATTAACAAATTCAATTAGCAACGAGAGTCCCCAAAGGTCTGGCGCTTGTTATCCCGTCGCACATTTCCATTTGTAGCTGTGTTTATTCGCTCAGCAGGATTCACTACTAGAGGACTGGCTACTAAAGGCTATGAGAGCATGTTATGCTATACAGTGTAGTCAGTGTTACATATACAACAGACTCTAATGATTTTTACTCGGATTGACATGTAATGCCTTGgtgcacccccctccctctctccctctctctttccacagaTGTGGTGCAGAAGGTTAACACACTCCTAGAGAAAGGGGACTACGGGCGGCTGTTTGCCGTGGTTCACTTCGCCAGCCGACAGTGGAAAGTGACAAACGAGGACCTCATCCTCATCGAGAACCACATCGAGGCAGAGTGTGGCGACAGAATACGAATGGAGAAGGTTTGTGTCATCCGGATTGACAActcccacaccaccccccacctcctcctcagtCCCAATTACACTGACTGCCCCTTAATCCTGCTTTGAGGGAGAGGGTTCAAACACAAGTGAAGAAGTGAATGAAATTACATCTGAGTGTGATGGAATGTAATtgttttggggggactattcaaggatgcagtggtgcatgcAGTCCTTTTGTCATTTTGTCAGCCACTGATAATTACGGTTCACAACATGGGATTACGTAACGCACATGACGTACAATATGTGCTTGCCCGGGTCGCGACGTGAGATATGAATTGGAGATGGGACGTAATTAGCTTTTGTTGCCCATTAAGTTGACCTATTGTTTTTCCTCTTTTGTTTGTGCTGTAGGTGCTGCTTGTCGGAGGAGAAAATTTCACCCTCGTCGGACGGCCACTGCTTGGGTAGGCACCACAGTAACTATTAGACAGCACAGTTCCCATTCTGGAGTTGTTATTCATTCTCTGTTCTCCAGTTCTAACCAGATAGATTCACAAAAAGGGTTGAGTGTGACATTAACAATGTCTTTTGGCATTATAATTGCAAATGTGTTGGTCTATTAGTGTTAACCCACCAGCAGAGCAGGATGCCATTTGCCCATATTCTTAATTAaattcttaacacattgaatgccacAACTGTATTAACCCTTAATAACAAGTTTTTTTCATTCTAAATTCTGAAACTAGACACTCTAATGCACCTTATGTGTGATTTTGGTAACTGATGAACAGAACTGccaactcctacaaagtcaaaagTCCTATAAAGTCAcaatttggatatttcatctggtTAGCCTAATCAAAACAAGCCAATGTTTTGCTATTCATGGACATATACGGAAGGACTTGGGAACGGAGAGTCGGAGAGTCAAACATTGCATGTAACAAAAACGCTATATCTCtgtttcaagaaaaaaaaaggctatttttatccaaaacaagtagttctcaaccttttttgaacaaatgcccccttgacttcTTAGgcctaacaaccccccccccccaatactgaAAAATGTAACCATTACTGTGTTCTTGGGGTCCTTTTTCTATGACAGCCACTCTGAAATTCACCATTTCTCCATGCTTTCCCTTTTGTGAATAATGGTTTGCAGACATCACAATGATGTAGAAATGGCTCTGTAACCTTTTACAGAGTAAGACATGTAAATTATCTTTATTATAATGCTGCTCCTGAACGTTGATGTATCACAGCATGATGTCATGACCTTGATAGGTCCTACTACACATTGTCAAACAGTTTTTATTATATTATCTTGATTTTAAAGGTCTGGTTGCAATCAGGCCTCGGTTGCTGTGAAATATAGGTTACTGTGAAATAAAACATATTTAACAAGTGTTAAATTCACAAAAGCTCACGCATGTTTCTCTTGATAAATAAAATAATCACCGAAAAACTCCATTTTATGTTTACTTGGGTTATCCCTGTTCAACGTTTAAATTTGTTTGATGATCTGAAAAGGTCAACTGTGACAAAGGTGCAACAAGTAAAACATCAGTAAAAGAAAAGGGGgcatagcactgtatcatacctCTTGAATACTCAGATTTGATTGTGTATAAAAACGTACTTATAAAGTTTAATCTCTGATCGCCATTACGGTTACGAATTTTATTGGATGGCTTTCCATTCGTATCCCTGCTGTTAGTTCAGTAGAAGTTTCTCTGAATAAAATACAATGGCTTGAATGGCTTGTAATGTGGAAAAATTGTGCTATGACTGAAGAATCCTTTCCATCAACATCGAACCAAACGTGTAGGATAGAAATTTAAGCTTTTGGAATTCCCATAAGATCATGGAATTCCATTACCAAAGTTACCACATACCAGAATTCTATGTTTTTTCTCCCCATGCATTGAATGCCAGCACCTGTAAAATTgagttgttttatttcaaaacTAAATACTCTATTGCACCTTTTGTGTGATTTTGCTAACTCTggtgaacagaactgacatacagTAGATCATGATGATCaaaaaaactcctacaaagttcctgatcacgtcacgtcacgtttTGGGGTAATCGAAACACAAGCTGTCTCACCAATGCTTTGCTCGTCATGGGACATACGGAAAGACTTGGAAACTTTGCTGCCATCAATTAACAAACGTTGACGCAAAAACAGAAGCAAATTAAAAGAAAAGTATCACAACAGATGTGATGGTAGTAGTAGCAATCAGGGTTGGGTGAGTGGGTCCACTTTTCCTTATCAAAAAGACAAATGCCCACGTCTAGAGAGACTAGCAGCTATCCTGTTAACAGATGCGACTGTTAAAATAGTACTGATTCGGAGAGTCAAAAAGCGCATATGTAACGAAAGATGCAATATCTGCGTTTCTAGAAAAGAGAGCTGTTTTCCGAAACAATTTTAACCTTTTTAAACGAGCTACTGTATGTGCCTGTAGGTCTCATACCAAAATTGCAAAAACATTCAATGTGGCAAGAGTTACAAAAACTtttctgtatatactgtattcgCCATACAAGTAGATTTTAGCAAATAGCAAAGTAGATATGGCACTGAGATGCCAAAGGGTGATGGAGCCTGTGGCGTTCAGCAGCAAGTCTGGTATGCTTGTCCACTTTTTCAATAAAGCCAATGTCCAAGATATTGTGATGTGGCTTCTTATGTCTACTAAAATATCTCAGTGGCATCCCAAATGAACTGTAGGGTCAGTGTTGATCTGCTAATGTTTGCCTTGGTGCAGAGTTCTTGGAAGGGGCAGGTCTTTAGGAATAAAACCCCCTTTTGACCACACTGCTCACACACCGTCTCTCCTTGTCTTTCCACACCTAGGCGTGATCTGGTCCGGGTGGAGGCAACAGTTATCGAAAAGACGGAGTCGTGGCCCAAGGTTCATATGGTGTTTAAGAAAAGGAAGAGCTTCCAGAGGAAAAAGAGTATGTATATTTATATTTCACCATGTTGTGTGTTCGCCACTCCTCCCCCCTTTAAAAGTATTATCTGTTATAAGTTGCTAACATGCAGCTGAAGCCACCACAAAGCTGTTTCtaattttgttatttttatttaattaaaaaaaaaaaaaaatttgttcAGTACAGCTCCCActtttttgtgatcaacattttattgattttcaacagggataaggggtgtggggtggggtta is a genomic window containing:
- the mrpl21 gene encoding 39S ribosomal protein L21, mitochondrial — translated: MAVTFRNGCCQFIRTCWRLRSHGLQLSLQKPIGGLLPALVRQQSSQILKYPPNYVPETSLSRPPWPEVKIIDPAEEAKQHQDVVQKVNTLLEKGDYGRLFAVVHFASRQWKVTNEDLILIENHIEAECGDRIRMEKVLLVGGENFTLVGRPLLGRDLVRVEATVIEKTESWPKVHMVFKKRKSFQRKKIIIQPQTLLRINSIEVAPRLS